The following are from one region of the Streptomyces decoyicus genome:
- a CDS encoding beta-ketoacyl synthase N-terminal-like domain-containing protein has translation MVTGVGFCLPGRTEPVFTADDMWDVVSSGQSCLKRDEVYYGSVELTQEMFDERLPDVPPFFSRHYTAAHRFGLVSMAEATTDAGLTFCGGALREAAILVGRGGVDSNVESYLSVLGADPGKTSAPEAMELFVAAEQAVTPSDVALVQAALTQSNGPCYTVSCGCASSAVQIGNAQRMIAHGEVDVAVVTGVDVFNVHLIQNIQRLLSGAQQTYDALRTTDMPELLPSFTSLMRPYDRRADCINHGEGAATVIMESREHAARRGAHVYGQVLSTAMTRDGLANPLACDDTGAELVTAVRRCLGDRWRISDVPYVHGGSDGNVVVTAFEANAIKELYGADNDLLMTSQEGCFGHNGAPAGCLGVAMTLMMMERGQVCPTANCEQPADGLPFDPVPGGRPRPLDFDYALSFNYQVGGVKNAILLGSPEAV, from the coding sequence GTGGTGACCGGTGTCGGATTCTGTCTGCCCGGTCGCACCGAGCCGGTCTTCACGGCCGACGACATGTGGGACGTCGTCTCCAGCGGCCAATCCTGCCTCAAGCGTGACGAGGTCTACTACGGCTCGGTCGAGCTCACCCAGGAGATGTTCGACGAACGCCTCCCGGACGTCCCGCCGTTCTTCTCCCGGCATTACACCGCGGCACACCGTTTCGGCCTGGTGTCGATGGCGGAGGCCACCACCGATGCCGGGCTGACTTTCTGTGGCGGTGCGCTGCGTGAAGCAGCGATTCTGGTCGGACGCGGGGGTGTGGACTCCAATGTCGAAAGTTATCTTTCGGTGCTGGGCGCCGACCCCGGAAAAACCTCCGCACCGGAAGCCATGGAGTTGTTCGTCGCGGCCGAACAAGCCGTGACACCCTCCGATGTCGCACTCGTGCAGGCGGCGCTGACCCAGTCCAACGGCCCCTGCTACACCGTCTCGTGCGGCTGTGCCTCGTCCGCTGTGCAGATCGGCAACGCCCAGCGGATGATCGCCCACGGCGAGGTCGATGTCGCGGTCGTGACCGGGGTCGACGTCTTCAACGTCCATCTCATCCAGAACATCCAACGGCTGCTGAGCGGGGCACAGCAGACCTACGACGCCCTCCGCACGACCGACATGCCGGAACTGCTGCCGTCCTTCACCTCCCTCATGCGGCCCTACGACCGCCGGGCGGACTGCATCAACCACGGTGAGGGCGCGGCGACGGTGATCATGGAGAGCCGGGAGCACGCCGCCCGGCGCGGTGCCCACGTCTACGGCCAGGTGCTGTCCACCGCCATGACCCGTGACGGGCTGGCCAACCCCCTCGCCTGCGACGACACCGGCGCGGAACTCGTCACCGCCGTCCGCCGCTGCCTCGGCGACCGGTGGCGGATCAGCGATGTGCCGTACGTCCACGGCGGCAGCGACGGCAACGTCGTCGTCACCGCCTTCGAGGCGAACGCCATCAAGGAGCTGTACGGGGCCGACAACGACCTGCTGATGACGTCCCAGGAAGGCTGCTTCGGCCACAACGGCGCCCCGGCCGGCTGCCTGGGCGTCGCCATGACGCTGATGATGATGGAGCGAGGGCAGGTCTGCCCCACCGCCAACTGCGAGCAGCCGGCCGACGGGCTGCCCTTCGACCCGGTCCCCGGCGGGCGGCCCCGGCCGCTCGACTTCGACTACGCGCTGAGCTTCAACTACCAGGTCGGCGGTGTGAAGAACGCCATTCTCCTCGGCAGTCCGGAAGCCGTGTGA
- a CDS encoding DUF5988 family protein — MVILVDGPEGTALPQHARDNAGDPIRLLRGNGYERFEFYGEYAELGGEPVPVYRWCYRTRIAE; from the coding sequence ATGGTGATCCTCGTCGACGGGCCGGAAGGTACTGCCCTGCCGCAGCATGCGCGCGACAACGCGGGCGATCCGATAAGGCTCCTGCGGGGCAACGGGTACGAGCGTTTCGAATTCTACGGCGAATACGCGGAGTTGGGCGGAGAGCCGGTGCCCGTGTACCGCTGGTGTTACCGCACAAGAATCGCCGAATAG
- a CDS encoding tyrosine-type recombinase/integrase, with amino-acid sequence MNHNDGGRFPQETDTQTMTLADYGERRWPAAMHGLEPLTMSPYLAGWRLRVVPSIGQVPVRKVTRRVVNRALHCWIADECGLSTVKNSLAVLVRVLEQAVRDGVLDANPARVAGWQQEYQRAQSERTTPRALALPDAEALERLAATLVQRSSDGYEGWGDIVRFAAWTGTRFSEVSALQAQDIDMSTWTWQVQRYTVSEPEGLDDRACRGRHQRVVPLRPAVRELAAGRLEAARHTPVARLFTGPHRSRFTAAVLRDTTRWDDVVAELGHEYLRRQDLRHTGLTWMADAGLPLPLLCGAAGRPPQDARRYLPPDGPLRSAAIHGEPPASSAPARMTGGGRAAFRRSPAE; translated from the coding sequence ATGAACCATAACGACGGGGGGCGGTTTCCGCAGGAGACCGACACCCAGACGATGACACTCGCCGACTACGGGGAACGGAGGTGGCCGGCAGCGATGCACGGCCTGGAACCCCTGACCATGTCCCCCTACCTGGCCGGGTGGCGTCTGCGCGTCGTTCCCAGCATCGGGCAGGTCCCCGTCCGGAAGGTCACCCGCCGCGTCGTCAACCGTGCGCTGCACTGCTGGATCGCCGACGAATGCGGGCTGTCGACGGTGAAGAACAGCCTTGCCGTCCTCGTGCGGGTCCTGGAACAGGCCGTGCGCGACGGGGTGCTGGACGCCAATCCGGCCCGGGTGGCCGGCTGGCAGCAGGAGTACCAGCGGGCGCAGAGCGAACGCACCACGCCGAGAGCGCTGGCCCTGCCGGACGCGGAGGCACTGGAGCGGCTGGCGGCCACACTCGTCCAGCGGTCGTCGGACGGCTATGAGGGGTGGGGCGACATCGTCCGCTTCGCCGCCTGGACCGGTACCCGCTTCAGTGAAGTGTCCGCCCTCCAGGCCCAGGACATCGATATGAGCACCTGGACCTGGCAGGTCCAGCGCTACACCGTGTCCGAGCCGGAGGGCCTGGACGACCGCGCCTGCAGAGGCAGACACCAGCGGGTCGTGCCACTGCGCCCCGCCGTGCGGGAACTGGCGGCCGGACGGCTGGAGGCGGCGCGTCACACCCCCGTGGCGCGGCTGTTCACCGGCCCGCACCGGAGCCGGTTCACCGCTGCGGTGCTGCGGGACACGACCCGCTGGGACGACGTGGTGGCCGAACTCGGTCACGAGTACCTCCGGCGCCAGGATCTGCGCCACACCGGCCTGACCTGGATGGCGGACGCGGGGCTTCCGTTGCCCTTGCTGTGCGGCGCCGCCGGGCGCCCTCCGCAGGACGCCCGGCGGTACCTGCCCCCTGACGGGCCTCTGCGGTCCGCAGCGATCCATGGGGAGCCACCGGCGAGTTCGGCCCCCGCCCGTATGACGGGCGGGGGCCGAGCCGCTTTCCGGCGTTCCCCCGCGGAGTGA